One genomic segment of Hemibagrus wyckioides isolate EC202008001 linkage group LG08, SWU_Hwy_1.0, whole genome shotgun sequence includes these proteins:
- the med19a gene encoding mediator of RNA polymerase II transcription subunit 19-A: MTEIFSTLFGQSDSQAPPSSAALGFGPGKPPPPLPQSAAPLPSQLSGQLGDEGPTARKPGVINEPFYLLRELPVGNDLTGNTNLITHYNLEHAYNKFCGKKVKEKLSNFLPELPGMIDSPGVQDGSSLRTLIEKPPVCGNSFSPLTGALLTGFRLHTGPLPEQYRLMHIQPPKKKSKHKHRHHRPQDPIPPETPSDSDPKKKKKKRDDDPERKKKKKDKKKKKNRHSPDHPGITGSQPNSNSLR, from the exons ATGACAGAAATATTTTCAACTCTATTTGGCCAAAGCGATTCTCAGGCACCCCCGAGTTCCGCAGCTCTGGGTTTTGGTCCGGGAAAACCTCCACCTCCGCTCCCGCAGAGCGCAGCTCCGTTGCCGTCTCAGCTTTCAGGACAGCTCGGGGATGAAGGGCCTACAGCCCGGAAACCAGGAGTCATCAACGAGCCGTTCTATTTACTGCGAGAACTGCCTG TTGGAAACGATTTAACGGGAAACACAAACCTGATCACACACTACAACCTGGAGCATGCATACAATAAGTTCTGCGGTAAGAAGGTGAAGGAGAAACTCAGCAACTTCTTACCGGAATTACCAG GTATGATAGACAGTCCAGGCGTTCAGGATGGCAGTTCATTGCGCACTCTCATAGAGAAACCTCCAGTGTGTGGAAACTCATTCAGCCCACTGACCGGAGCACTTCTGACTGGCTTCAGACTACACACTGGACCg CTTCCAGAGCAGTACAGACTGATGCACATTCAACCTCCgaagaagaaaagcaaacataaacacagacatcaTCGACCTCAGGATCCCATACCaccag AAACACCGTCAGACTCTGAccccaagaagaagaagaaaaagagggatGATGATCCTGAgcgcaaaaagaaaaagaaggacaagaagaagaaaaag aATCGCCACAGTCCTGATCACCCTGGTATCACTGGCTCTCAACCCAACAGCAATAGTCTGAGATAG